The sequence below is a genomic window from Silene latifolia isolate original U9 population chromosome 7, ASM4854445v1, whole genome shotgun sequence.
TATACGAGTACTATTCAACagcaacaaaacaaacaaaggcAGTGATGAAACTTGAAAACATAGAACTTTCATGTTACTCAGCCATTTCTATTACATAAAAGTGCTGGTACACATAGATATTAAGAGAAGCATAGCAATAACGCTATCTCAAATGATATGAGACTAACGGCAGTCGTAGCAGCTAAATAGATAAATACTCACCTATATTTATCTACTAGATCCACCAGAGAAGACCTCAAAAAGCCCGCAACAGTCCATCCAGGAAGTTCGCCGCACGGTTATTGGAGCAGATGACAACAAAGGCTGCAAGTTTAAGGATGAGAAGACACACATCAGAAAACTATTAAAAAAATATCAGTCCATCAGTGAGAAAATGAGAACCACCATATCAAACATACCTGTTGTTCCGCATACTTATGTGTCTCTGACGCTTTGCAATCATCATTGGCACAACATCCCTCTACGTCCTTAACACCAGAAGACTGAGGCAACAATCCTTCATCATGTCTCACAGTAACAGAAACAAGTTCAGATATATTCTCAGCACGTCTATCCACAACTGGAATCACTTTTTCCACAATATTCTCCATTTTTGAAGGAACATCAATTTTCCCATCAAGCGGTTGCAAAATCTCCTCAACATTTTGGTTCAACCCGGACTCGATTACATTCTCACTCACAATAGTTGATGCTTGTGGCAAGGAAACCACTTCCTTAACTGACTCTTCCAATGGGATACTCTCTTCAACAGCTTCATTCACCACAGCCGAAGCCCCTGAATTTTCTATAGACGCCTCTACATTCCCTGATTCCGGTTCCTGAGACCTCTCCTCAACTTCGTCGTTATCCGAACTTGAACTGCTACTGCCACTGCTGCTGCTAGAGCTTTTGTTATTACCCTTCTTAGTTTCCCTAACACCATTTCCCTCTACGAATCTCACTTCCTTTGCACCCTCTTCATCATGATTCTTCACACCACCTCCCTCAACATTACCTTCTCTCTCAACTTCAACACCACCATTATCCCTCTCATCATAACTTCTTGGATCATCGCTTCCTACCAAAGTTTCATCAATTCCACAACAATCAAATCAGACTAACTAAACAGAAATAAAATAACATCATGAAAACAAAGTCTTGCTAAGGACTTCTCCTTCCAATCTTCTCTCCAACCCTATCCTCTAATAGAACAATTAACAGTATATGTTTTCCAATCACCAATCGATATGGAAGAGAACAAATCaataattgtttattagtcctagtCGTGAGAGGAGATGGTTGGAGAGGGTAGAAAGGAGAAGGTAGATAACAATcctaaaacaaaaaaacccaCCAACCCAATTGACACAATCAACAACATAAATCAATCAACTCAATAAAACCCATCAAAAACCCTCAACTCTTAAACCCTTTTTTTCCAATACCATCATATCAAATCCCATAAATAAACAAAACCCACCAATCAAAATAGTAAGATACTCAAATTGCGGGATAAGAGGGTCAGATGTAGTCGGCCTTACAAtcgtgttagcaacacaaagagactGTTTCCGAATAACGGATTCAAATCCCAACTACAACATCAACtaaatacaaacaaaataaaatgaaagattgaaactttattgaattaaatgACAGATTAAATCCTCAAACAAAAAACCCACCAACCCAATTGACACAATCAACAACATAAatcaatcaaatcaagaaaacCCATCAAAACCCCTCAACTCTTAAACCCTTTTTTCCAATAACATCACatcaaatctcataaataaaCAAAACCCACCAATCAAAATAGCAAGATACTCAAATTGTGGGATAAGAGGGTCGGATGTAGCCTTACACTAGTATTAATTCAAATCCCAAGTACAAAATCAACTAAATACAAATAAATAAACTGAAAGACtgaaactttattgaattaaatgACAGATTAAACTCAAATAAATAAGAAAGAACAAACCTTGAGAAAGAGAATCAGACCCTTTATTACTAGAATTGTTGTTATGAACTTTTTTCTGCAACTTTTTTTTGGCAGCTTTTCTTTTCTTAGCACCAGAgggcatgatgaattgatgattaGTTGAGGTGATTATATTATCAAAGATTTAATTTTTAAGAGAGAAAGTACAGTGCAGTAATGGGGACTACTCAGATTTTATGATTATGGGGGGACTACCCAatttagattaatttttgtagaTATAACAATGATTTAGCAGTGAATCTGAAGTTTCCTAGATAGGATTGTACCATGAAATTAATGGGGTTTAAGATTGGGGAAATATTAAATGTGGATATCAAATCTGTGTGTGTGAAAGTATCACATGAGTCCTATATGCTTCCAAAGTTTCACATCACATGATTCACAACCTCCAGTCTCTTTGTATTTCAATGCAACCGTTGGTCGGGTCAAGTCACTTTGGGTTCAGATTTAATTTTGGATGTCAAATTATCGGTAATTTCATATTTAAGTTATTTTGAATCGGTTCATTTTTGGATAGACCTGGCAAATAGATCAGTTGGGTTGGGTTGGGATTGGGTCAGGTCAATTCGGATCGGGTTGGGTCGGGTTGAGTCGGTTTATTTCAGGTTTTGATTCTCTTTCAGGTATactggtcgggtcattttcgggtcaagcaTGTCGGGTTACTTCGGGTTGactcattttcgggtcaatgattagGGGAGAAAAAAGTCGGATCTGTTGTGAAATATAGAGTAGAGAGAATTATGgagagaaggtagagagaaaGTAAGGGAGAcaaaattgtattcttatttcattatgaagggtatatatatatacaatacaatggGAGAAGGTTTCCATAAGACAATATATTGTAGAGTAttataagatatggacatccatataataatatttcataacactccccccttggatgtccattaTTGAAGAAGATGtctcgttaaaaaccttactaGAAAAACCTCATGGGAAAAACGCtagaaaggaaaagagtacaataatcttcaaacacgcataataatagctgcctcgttaaaacctttccgTGGAAAACCCAATAGGACAAAACcatagataaggaaaaagagtacaacaCGTGTTTACTCTccctgatgattacataacttgatgTATCTTAAAAATAATCCATGCTTTGACATTGCTGCTTGATGATCGTTGAAGTAGTACCCATTGTGGTTGATAAACTTGAATCTTCACTCAATAGAAATCCATGACCGCTTCGATATCATATATCTTTAAGATTTCACAGTCTGGATATAATCATTTCATTATCTCTTGGATCTTCATTTCAATTGATACTTCCGCAATAGTGATATAGTTGCTCCTCAACAAACAACATAACATTATATGTCTAAAACAATTTGTCATCTCAATCAATAATGATGATCATGACTATAGCGTAATAATGCGCTTAtagtgctacctcgttaaaaaccttgctaggaaaaacccGTTAGGACAaaaaaaacctagtcgaagggaaaagAGTGTAGCTATCATTCCTTAATCCCTGTCTTAAGAAAAAATCAATCCAATAATTATTGAAAAAATCATCCAATATCTTTGAGcgattttctttgctaaaccatatatgtatggattgacattTTTCACTGTAGATTTTCACTACATTATTCTAATCGTtatggtacttctggaccataaaCTAATCTCACATGCTTAGCAAAAAAAACTCATTCAatatgctcaaacttcaggttgagacaataacttttcaaataaactctataggagttttgatgttccattttggaactaATCACGATATCTTTCAATCGTATAGTAGAGGTTTATATATCATGAGGTTTCAATAACTCGATTGATCAACCATTAACAA
It includes:
- the LOC141592797 gene encoding uncharacterized protein LOC141592797, translated to MPSGAKKRKAAKKKLQKKVHNNNSSNKGSDSLSQGSDDPRSYDERDNGGVEVEREGNVEGGGVKNHDEEGAKEVRFVEGNGVRETKKGNNKSSSSSSGSSSSSSDNDEVEERSQEPESGNVEASIENSGASAVVNEAVEESIPLEESVKEVVSLPQASTIVSENVIESGLNQNVEEILQPLDGKIDVPSKMENIVEKVIPVVDRRAENISELVSVTVRHDEGLLPQSSGVKDVEGCCANDDCKASETHKYAEQQPLLSSAPITVRRTSWMDCCGLFEVFSGGSSR